One genomic segment of Ricinus communis isolate WT05 ecotype wild-type chromosome 5, ASM1957865v1, whole genome shotgun sequence includes these proteins:
- the LOC8271459 gene encoding cytochrome P450 94B3, with amino-acid sequence MATLMSLLTCQFLSFLLSLYMPFLYLFHVFLRKFRRVSGHGPPSYPIIGCLISFYKNQARLLDWYTQLLAASPTNTIVVNRLGARRTIVTANPENVEYMLKTNFNNFPKGEPFTEILGDFLGYGIFNVDGEIWHRQRKLASHEFSAKSLREFYMITLEEEVEKGLLPVLESLAARKEVVDLQELLRRLAFNMVCKVSLGIDRYSLDPSLPSPPLATAFDMASEICARRAAAPLFVVWKIKRWLGIGSERRLKDAVEQVHQYVGGIIAERKKVIEERGENDGEDFLSRLILAGHEENVIRDTMISFIMAGRDTTSAAMTWLFWLLSCHPGIEQEVVRETKFMTERKPDYDSLKELRLLKACLCESMRLYPPVAWDSKHAIVDDLLPDNTSVRAGDRVTFFPYGMGRMEALWGKDGLEFRPDRWFLEPEKRTSLRKVCPFKFPIFQAGPRVCLGKQMAFIQMKYVTASVLSKFEIRHVGSHKPVFVPRLTAHMAGGLKVVVRRRTEEDKYN; translated from the coding sequence ATGGCAACTCTCATGTCCCTCTTGACATGTCAATTCCTGTCCTTCCTTTTGTCATTATATATGCCTTTCCTCTACCTTTTCCATGTATTCTTACGCAAATTCCGGCGAGTTTCCGGCCACGGCCCGCCATCCTATCCTATAATTGGATGTTTAATTTCATTCTATAAAAACCAGGCCCGTCTCCTGGATTGGTATACACAACTGCTTGCAGCATCACCAACCAACACCATTGTTGTGAATAGGCTCGGTGCACGTAGAACTATCGTAACTGCTAACCCTGAAAATGTCGAGTATATGCTGAAAACCAATTTTAATAACTTCCCCAAAGGCGAGCCTTTTACAGAGATTCTTGGGGATTTTCTTGGTTATGGCATATTCAACGTTGACGGTGAGATTTGGCATAGACAACGCAAGCTTGCTAGCCATGAGTTTTCAGCTAAGTCGCTACGAGAATTCTACATGATCACATTGGAGGAAGAAGTAGAAAAAGGGTTGCTGCCAGTTTTGGAGTCATTGGCAGCGAGAAAAGAGGTGGTGGACCTACAAGAGCTGTTAAGAAGGCTTGCATTCAACATGGTGTGTAAGGTGTCATTGGGGATTGATAGGTATAGTTTAGATCCTTCTCTACCTTCTCCACCTCTTGCAACAGCTTTTGACATGGCGTCGGAGATATGTGCGAGGCGGGCAGCTGCCCCTTTATTTGTAGTTTGGAAGATCAAGAGATGGCTCGGTATTGGATCTGAGAGAAGGCTTAAAGATGCGGTTGAACAAGTCCATCAATACGTTGGCGGGATTATTGCTGAAAGGAAGAAGGTGATAGAAGAGAGAGGAGAAAATGACGGTGAAGATTTCCTTTCCCGGCTTATATTAGCTGGCCACGAGGAGAATGTGATAAGAGACACGATGATAAGTTTCATCATGGCAGGAAGGGATACAACTTCAGCTGCAATGACATGGCTCTTTTGGTTGCTATCCTGTCATCCAGGGATAGAGCAAGAGGTAGTCAGAGAGACAAAATTCATGACCGAAAGGAAGCCAGATTATGACTCACTGAAAGAGCTAAGACTGTTGAAGGCATGCCTCTGCGAGTCAATGAGACTATACCCACCTGTAGCCTGGGATTCAAAGCATGCCATTGTCGATGACCTGTTGCCGGATAATACCTCTGTCCGAGCAGGAGACAGAGTGACCTTCTTTCCCTATGGGATGGGGAGAATGGAAGCATTATGGGGAAAGGACGGACTAGAGTTCAGACCAGATCGATGGTTTCTTGAACCGGAAAAGAGAACCTCATTGAGGAAAGTATGTCCTTTCAAATTCCCAATATTTCAAGCTGGTCCAAGGGTGTGCCTTGGGAAGCAAATGGCCTTCATTCAGATGAAATACGTGACGGCTTCCGTTCTCAGCAAGTTTGAGATCAGACATGTTGGTTCACACAAGCCGGTCTTCGTGCCACGGTTGACGGCTCACATGGCCGGCGGTTTAAAGGTTGTGGTCCGAAGGAGGACTGAAGAAGATAAGTacaattaa
- the LOC8271460 gene encoding ATPase family AAA domain-containing protein FIGL1 isoform X2 — MEDSRESPVNWRKQVNENLKRLHSLQFGVDLALERRDFSAAHILGLRLLGFIDSHSLTDVDEALTRPIRRDAVTKLDSARQSLIPDSDRRAFEQAGRAPGCVFSRKGDIDIERVKQSKYLRGLLQQYDIRPLSGMGDQLDIKKKSSCKMSKVITQARLTSLYGSNFTKGNPGSHKSSLTSKDNISDDCTIVESIHSYHTHSKNHGLSTYMKNEEEERGFGSTLGSKRSHEEIRSPKSDIAKSPTNNEEANTDVSGNGFVTARAKLEMDARQKRGLMGSPSASVSPQGDSSNRNYGARSYGFSRRGIRGNFVPPIKSNGGSTANMTARVGGKGDDALDDSTRRCLEMLCGPDGELPEKLRNLEPRLLEHVSNEIMDRDPNVRWDDIAGLEHAKKCVTEMVIWPLLRPDIFKGCRSPGRGLLLFGPPGTGKTMIGKAIAGEAKATFFYISASSLTSKWIGEGEKLVRALFGVASCRQPAVIFVDEIDSLLSQRKSEGEHESSRRLKTQFLIEMEGFDSGSEQILLIGATNRPQELDEAARRRLTKRLYIPLPSSEARAWIVRNLLEKDGLLELSNFEIDSICKLTEGSDMKNLVKDASMGPLREALKQGIEITKLRKEDMRPVTVQDFEMALQEVRPSVSLSELGIYDEWNKQFGSLSL; from the exons ATGGAGGATTCTAGAGAGTCTCCAGTGAATTGGCGAAAGCAAGTGAACGAGAATCTGAAACGGCTCCACTCGCTCCAATTCGGCGTCGATTTAGCTCTCGAGAGGCGCGACTTTTCGGCGGCTCATATCTTGGGACTTCGTCTTCTCGGCTTCATCGACTCGCATTCTCTCACCGACGTTGATGAGGCGCTCACTCGACCTATCCGCCGCGATGCCGTTACCAAGCTCGACTCAGCTCGCCAATCACTCATTCCTGATTCTGATCG GCGAGCATTTGAACAGGCAGGTAGGGCTCCCGGTTGTGTTTTTAGCAGGAAAGGAGATATTGACATTGAGAGGGTTAAGCAGTCAAAGTACTTGCGTGGTCTTCTTCAGCAATATGATATAAGGCCTTTAAGTGGAATG GGAGACCAACTggatataaagaaaaagtcgAGCTGCAAGATGTCGAAGGTTATAACACAGGCAAGGCTGACATCCTTGTATGGGAGCAACTTCACAAAGGGAAATCCTGGTTCACATAAAAGTTCTTTGACTTCCAAGGATAATATTTCTGATGACTGCACAATTGTAGAAAGCATTCATTCATATCACACCCATTCTAAAAACCATGGTCTATCCACttatatgaaaaatgaagaagaagaaagaggattTGGAAGTACTTTGGGATCAAAACGTTCACATGAGGAAATCCGCAGCCCCAAAAGTGACATTGCAAAGTCACCGACAAACAATGAAGAAGCTAATACAGATGTTTCTGGCAATGGATTTGTAACTGCACGAGCTAAACTG GAAATGGATGCAAGGCAAAAACGAGGGTTGATGGGATCACCTAGTGCATCTGTCTCCCCACAAGGTGATAGCTCGAACAGGAATTATGGGGCGAGATCATACGGTTTTTCACGGCGTGGTATTCGTGGTAACTTTGTTCCTCCTATAAAATCCAATGGAGGCAGCACCGCAAATATGACTGCACGAGTTGGAGGAAAGGGTGATGATGCATTAGATGACTCGACAAGGAGGTG TTTGGAGATGCTATGTGGTCCTGATGGTGAGCTTCCCGAAAAATTGAGGAATTTGGAGCCTCGCCTTCTTGAGCATGTTAGTAACGAAATTATGGATCGGGATCCTAATGTCCGGTGGGATGATATTG CTGGTTTGGAGCATGCTAAAAAATGTGTGACTGAGATGGTCATATGGCCTTTATTACGTCCTGACATATTTAAAGGTTGTCGTTCACCAGGGAGAGgtcttcttctttttggtCCACCG GGAACAGGGAAAACAATGATAGGGAAAGCTATTGCTGGAGAAGCCAAAGCAACCTTTTTCTATATCTCTGCGAGCTCATTAACAAGCAAGTGG ATTGGCGAAGGTGAAAAGTTAGTCAGGGCCCTGTTTGGTGTTGCCAGTTGTCGTCAGCCGGCTGTGATTTTTGTTGATGAAATAGATTCACTGCTGTCTCAG CGGAAGTCAGAAGGTGAACACGAATCAAGTAGGAGACTCAAAACACAGTTCCTCATTGAAATGGAAGGCTTTGATAGTGGCAGTGAGCAAATTCTACTTATAG GAGCAACTAATCGACCACAAGAACTCGATGAAGCAGCACGGAGGAGACTTACCAAAAGACTCTATATCCCTTTGCCTTCATCAG AAGCAAGAGCCTGGATTGTACGTAATCTTCTGGAAAAGGATGGTCTACTTGAGCTGTCAAATTTCGAAATTGATAGCATATGCAAACTGACTGAAG GATCAGACATGAAAAACTTAGTGAAGGACGCATCTATGGGCCCACTGAGAGAAGCTCTTAAACAAGGTATAGAAATTACAAAACTGAGAAAGGAAGATATGAGACCAGTTACCGTTCAG GACTTTGAGATGGCTTTGCAAGAAGTGAGGCCTTCTGTTTCTTTGAGCGAACTAGGTATATATGATGAATGGAATAAACAATTTGGAAGCTTATCACTCTAG
- the LOC8271460 gene encoding ATPase family AAA domain-containing protein FIGL1 isoform X1, translated as MEDSRESPVNWRKQVNENLKRLHSLQFGVDLALERRDFSAAHILGLRLLGFIDSHSLTDVDEALTRPIRRDAVTKLDSARQSLIPDSDRRAFEQAGRAPGCVFSRKGDIDIERVKQSKYLRGLLQQYDIRPLSGMGDQLDIKKKSSCKMSKVITQARLTSLYGSNFTKGNPGSHKSSLTSKDNISDDCTIVESIHSYHTHSKNHGLSTYMKNEEEERGFGSTLGSKRSHEEIRSPKSDIAKSPTNNEEANTDVSGNGFVTARAKLEMDARQKRGLMGSPSASVSPQGDSSNRNYGARSYGFSRRGIRGNFVPPIKSNGGSTANMTARVGGKGDDALDDSTRRCLEMLCGPDGELPEKLRNLEPRLLEHVSNEIMDRDPNVRWDDIAGLEHAKKCVTEMVIWPLLRPDIFKGCRSPGRGLLLFGPPGTGKTMIGKAIAGEAKATFFYISASSLTSKWIGEGEKLVRALFGVASCRQPAVIFVDEIDSLLSQRKSEGEHESSRRLKTQFLIEMEGFDSGSEQILLIGATNRPQELDEAARRRLTKRLYIPLPSSEARAWIVRNLLEKDGLLELSNFEIDSICKLTEGYSGSDMKNLVKDASMGPLREALKQGIEITKLRKEDMRPVTVQDFEMALQEVRPSVSLSELGIYDEWNKQFGSLSL; from the exons ATGGAGGATTCTAGAGAGTCTCCAGTGAATTGGCGAAAGCAAGTGAACGAGAATCTGAAACGGCTCCACTCGCTCCAATTCGGCGTCGATTTAGCTCTCGAGAGGCGCGACTTTTCGGCGGCTCATATCTTGGGACTTCGTCTTCTCGGCTTCATCGACTCGCATTCTCTCACCGACGTTGATGAGGCGCTCACTCGACCTATCCGCCGCGATGCCGTTACCAAGCTCGACTCAGCTCGCCAATCACTCATTCCTGATTCTGATCG GCGAGCATTTGAACAGGCAGGTAGGGCTCCCGGTTGTGTTTTTAGCAGGAAAGGAGATATTGACATTGAGAGGGTTAAGCAGTCAAAGTACTTGCGTGGTCTTCTTCAGCAATATGATATAAGGCCTTTAAGTGGAATG GGAGACCAACTggatataaagaaaaagtcgAGCTGCAAGATGTCGAAGGTTATAACACAGGCAAGGCTGACATCCTTGTATGGGAGCAACTTCACAAAGGGAAATCCTGGTTCACATAAAAGTTCTTTGACTTCCAAGGATAATATTTCTGATGACTGCACAATTGTAGAAAGCATTCATTCATATCACACCCATTCTAAAAACCATGGTCTATCCACttatatgaaaaatgaagaagaagaaagaggattTGGAAGTACTTTGGGATCAAAACGTTCACATGAGGAAATCCGCAGCCCCAAAAGTGACATTGCAAAGTCACCGACAAACAATGAAGAAGCTAATACAGATGTTTCTGGCAATGGATTTGTAACTGCACGAGCTAAACTG GAAATGGATGCAAGGCAAAAACGAGGGTTGATGGGATCACCTAGTGCATCTGTCTCCCCACAAGGTGATAGCTCGAACAGGAATTATGGGGCGAGATCATACGGTTTTTCACGGCGTGGTATTCGTGGTAACTTTGTTCCTCCTATAAAATCCAATGGAGGCAGCACCGCAAATATGACTGCACGAGTTGGAGGAAAGGGTGATGATGCATTAGATGACTCGACAAGGAGGTG TTTGGAGATGCTATGTGGTCCTGATGGTGAGCTTCCCGAAAAATTGAGGAATTTGGAGCCTCGCCTTCTTGAGCATGTTAGTAACGAAATTATGGATCGGGATCCTAATGTCCGGTGGGATGATATTG CTGGTTTGGAGCATGCTAAAAAATGTGTGACTGAGATGGTCATATGGCCTTTATTACGTCCTGACATATTTAAAGGTTGTCGTTCACCAGGGAGAGgtcttcttctttttggtCCACCG GGAACAGGGAAAACAATGATAGGGAAAGCTATTGCTGGAGAAGCCAAAGCAACCTTTTTCTATATCTCTGCGAGCTCATTAACAAGCAAGTGG ATTGGCGAAGGTGAAAAGTTAGTCAGGGCCCTGTTTGGTGTTGCCAGTTGTCGTCAGCCGGCTGTGATTTTTGTTGATGAAATAGATTCACTGCTGTCTCAG CGGAAGTCAGAAGGTGAACACGAATCAAGTAGGAGACTCAAAACACAGTTCCTCATTGAAATGGAAGGCTTTGATAGTGGCAGTGAGCAAATTCTACTTATAG GAGCAACTAATCGACCACAAGAACTCGATGAAGCAGCACGGAGGAGACTTACCAAAAGACTCTATATCCCTTTGCCTTCATCAG AAGCAAGAGCCTGGATTGTACGTAATCTTCTGGAAAAGGATGGTCTACTTGAGCTGTCAAATTTCGAAATTGATAGCATATGCAAACTGACTGAAG GATATTCAGGATCAGACATGAAAAACTTAGTGAAGGACGCATCTATGGGCCCACTGAGAGAAGCTCTTAAACAAGGTATAGAAATTACAAAACTGAGAAAGGAAGATATGAGACCAGTTACCGTTCAG GACTTTGAGATGGCTTTGCAAGAAGTGAGGCCTTCTGTTTCTTTGAGCGAACTAGGTATATATGATGAATGGAATAAACAATTTGGAAGCTTATCACTCTAG
- the LOC8271461 gene encoding F-box/kelch-repeat protein At3g27150, with product MSKGKEIEGEDEGNDVCRNVCNPCTKGSTFGPGNSFWITSSSSRPKRVNIWESNRREDGGASVIRNYHKPIKKEVLEDYSDNSSWITSNSPSSETASTCETNTIKGLSRYAFSTSDGRVGDSSSVQPQDADYFEYPQLSDEVENQILARVPRSEYWKFPLVNKRIYALVKSGELFKIRRELGVRESSVFMFTTGDSGWWAFDRQFSCRRKLPDLPADPCFSSGDKETVCAGTHLIISGREINGVVVWRYELETNRWRKGPSMIKPRCLFASASCGLFAFVAGGVTEAGAVLNSAEKYNPDTRSWETLPRMQRKRRLSSGCYMDNKFYVIGGRNEEGRCLTCGEAYDEDKKTWELIPDMLEDTPVATYQSPPLVAVVNNELYSLETSSNELKVYSKRSKTWRKLGPVPVRADSSRGWGVAFKSLGNELLVIGASTSIVSYSGDGMAIYTCCPDDKTDHALHWTPLECGRNRLSNFILNCSVMVA from the coding sequence ATGTCCAAAGGAAAAGAGATAGAAGGTGAAGATGAAGGAAATGATGTCTGCAGGAATGTCTGCAATCCTTGTACGAAAGGCTCAACATTTGGTCCTGGCAATAGCTTTTGGATTACTTCTAGTAGTTCCCGACCAAAAAGGGTTAACATTTGGGAATCTAACAGAAGGGAAGATGGAGGCGCCAGTGTGATCAGAAATTATCATAAGCCTATCAAGAAAGAAGTGCTCGAGGATTATTCTGATAATAGTTCTTGGATTACTTCTAATTCTCCCTCATCAGAAACTGCCAGTACTTGTGAAACTAACACAATAAAAGGCCTGAGCAGGTATGCATTTTCTACTAGCGATGGCCGAGTTGGTGATTCCTCAAGTGTACAACCTCAGGATGCAGATTACTTCGAATATCCCCAGCTCAGTGATGAGGTAGAGAATCAAATTTTGGCAAGAGTTCCAAGATCAGAATACTGGAAATTTCCATTGGTGAACAAGCGAATATATGCTCTCGTGAAGAGTGGTGAGCTCTTTAAGATTAGGAGGGAACTTGGGGTTAGAGAATCATCTGTGTTTATGTTTACCACTGGAGACAGTGGTTGGTGGGCGTTTGATCGACAATTTAGTTGTCGTAGAAAGCTTCCAGACTTGCCAGCAGATCCTTGTTTCTCTTCAGGGGATAAAGAAACGGTTTGTGCAGGAACTCATTTGATCATTTCAGGAAGGGAGATAAATGGTGTAGTTGTTTGGAGGTATGAATTGGAAACAAATAGATGGAGAAAAGGTCCTTCAATGATCAAACCTAGGTGTTTGTTTGCATCAGCCTCGTGTGGTCTTTTTGCTTTTGTAGCTGGTGGGGTGACAGAAGCTGGTGCAGTTCTAAATTCTGCAGAGAAATATAACCCTGATACCAGATCATGGGAAACTCTTCCAAGGATGCAGCGGAAGAGGCGACTCAGCTCAGGTTGTTACATGGACAATAAATTCTATGTGATCGGTGGGCGAAATGAGGAAGGAAGATGTCTCACTTGTGGAGAAGCCTATGATGAGGATAAAAAGACATGGGAACTCATTCCTGACATGTTGGAGGATACTCCTGTTGCAACTTACCAATCTCCACCTCTTGTTGCTGTAGTGAACAATGAACTTTACTCCCTGGAGACTTCATCAAACGAGCTGAAAGTGTATTCAAAACGAAGCAAAACATGGAGGAAATTAGGGCCAGTACCAGTAAGAGCAGATTCTTCAAGAGGGTGGGGTGTAGCCTTTAAGTCTCTGGGCAACGAACTGCTTGTAATAGGTGCATCCACATCCATAGTCTCTTATTCAGGAGATGGTATGGCTATATACACCTGCTGCCCAGATGATAAAACTGACCACGCGTTGCACTGGACGCCTCTTGAGTGCGGCAGAAACAGACTGAGCAACTTTATTTTGAACTGTTCTGTTATGGTAGCTTAA